TGGGCACCCTGGTCGGCCTGTACACCTCCGCCCGGTCGGCCGGCGGAGAGATCAAGCTCGCCAACCTTACCCAGCGGGTGCGCGACCAACTCCAGATCACCAAACTGGTCACCGTCTTCGAGGTCTTCGACAGCGAGGAAAAGGCGGTGAATTCCTTCGCGACGCAAGCCACCGCTTAAGGCGCGTTGCGTTTTATCCCTGCCTAGCGTGGAGGCCCCTTGTCGAGGTTGCGATGGCTGACACCGGCTATTCGATTTCTCCCCCTCCAAACGAACCAGCAGAGGCGCCGCGCAAGAAGAAAAGCCTGCTGAAACTCTCTCTGCTGGCGACCGCGCTACTGTTCGGGTATCTCC
This genomic window from Terriglobales bacterium contains:
- a CDS encoding STAS domain-containing protein; this encodes MALKLSVKNVNGVTVVYCSGRIVFGEEAAELRERVKEMLATVRQIVLNLGGVSYIDSGGLGTLVGLYTSARSAGGEIKLANLTQRVRDQLQITKLVTVFEVFDSEEKAVNSFATQATA